GACATCGAGGCGGTCGTCCAGAAGGCGTACAAGACGGGCGCGGCGAAGGTCGTGGTCGAAGACATGCGCGAGGAGTTCCTCGCCGACTACGTGTTCCCGGCGATCCAGGCGGGCGCGGTGTACGAGCACAAGTATCTGCTGGGGACGTCGCTGGCGCGGCCGGTGATCGCGAAGCACCAGGTCGAGGTCGCGCTGCGCGAGGGCGCGGGGGCGGTGGCGCACGGCTGCACCGGCAAGGGCAACGACCAAGTCCGCTTCGAGCACGCGTACCAGGCGCTGGCGCCGCAGCTGAAGATCATCGCGCCGTGGCGCGAGTGGACGCTGAAGTCGCGCGAGGACTGCCTCGATTACGCCGAGGCGCACGGCGTGGAGGTCGCGCAGAGCCGCGAGAAGATCCACTCGCGCGACCGCAACCTGCTGCACATCTCGCACGAGGGCGGCGAGCTGGAAGATCCGGCGAACGCGCCGCTCGAGACCACGTGGCAGCTCACGCGCTCGCCGCAGTCCGCGCCCGACAAGGCGGAAGAGGTGGAGCTCGGGTTCGAGGGCGGAGCGCCGGTGAGCGTGAACGGGCAGAAGCTCGACCCGGTCACGCTGGTCGAGCTGCTGAACGAGATCGGCGGGCGCAACGCGGTCGGCCGCGTGGACCTGGTGGAGAACCGCTTCGTCGGGATGAAGTCGCGCGGCTGCTACGAGACGCCGGGCGGCACGCTGCTGATCGCGGCGCACCGCGAGCTCGAGGCGCTATGCCTGGAGCGCGAGGTCGCGCACTACAAGCAGCAGGTCGCGCTCAAGTACGCGGAGCTGGTCTATTACGGCCTGTGGTTCACGCCGCTGCGCGAGGCGCTCGACGCGTTCGTGCGCGCGACGCAGAAGGACGTGACCGGCGAGATCACGCTCTCGCTCTACAAGGGCAACGTCAACGTGAAGAGCCGGAAGTCGGAGCACTCGCTGTATCGCACCGACCTCTCGTCGTTCACGATGGGCGAGAGCTACGACCAGAAGGACGCGCAAGGGTTCATCCGCATCCTCGGGCTGCCGGCGCGGGTGCGCGCGTGGCTGAAGGAGAAGAAGGAAAAGAAGCACGAGGTCGCCGCGAAGTGAGCGGCGGCGGCAAGAAGATGTGGTCGGGGCGCTTCCGCGAGCCGCTCGACGCGGAGTTCGAGCGCTGGCAGCGTTCGCTGCCGTTCGACCGCAGGCTGCTGGCGGAGGAGCTCGCGGCGAGCGGCGCGTACGCCGAGGCGCTGGCTTCGGCGGGCGTGCTCACGGGCGACGAGCTGCGGACGCTCGCCGACGGGCTGAAGAAGATCGGCGCGGCGGCGACGGCCGACCCGCACTTCCTCGACGACGACGAAGCGGAGGACATCCACGACTTCGTCGAGCGGCGCCTGGTGGAGCTGATGGGCGACACCGGCTCCAAGCTGCACAGCGGGCGCAGTCGCAACGAGCAGATCGCGACCGACTTGCGGCTGTACGTCCGCAAGCAGTGCGACACCATCGGCGACCTGCTGCTCGACCTGTGCTCCGCGCTGGTGGAGCAGGCGGAGAAGGCGCGCGAGGCCGTGATGCCGGCGTACACGCACCTGCAGCCGGCGGAGCCGGTGCTGGTCGCGCACTGGCTGCTGGCCTACGCGCAGATGTTCCTGCGCGACCACGAGCGGCTGGCCGACTGCCGGAAGCGCGTGAACCTGTCGCCGCTGGGCTCCAGCGCGATCGCCGGCGCGCCGCTCGCGCTCGACAGGAAGACCATGGCGTCGGCGCTCGGCTTCGACGCTCCCGCGGCCAACTCCATCGACGCGACCAGCGACCGCGATTTCGCGATCGAGTTCGTGCAGCACCTGGCGCTAGCGTTCACGCACCTCAGCCGCTGGGCCGAGGAGTTCATCGTGTTCGCCACGCCGGCCTACGGGTTCGTTCGGCTGCCGGAGGCGTTCTCGACCGGGTCGAGCGCGATGCCGCAGAAGCAGAACCCGGACGCACTCGAGCTCATCCGCGCGAAAGCCGCGCGCGTGCTCGGCAACGCGACCGCGCTGCTCGCGACCATGAAGGGACTGCCGCTCGCCTACAACAAGGACCTGCAGGAGACGCAGCCGCCGCTGTTCGACTCCGCCGACCAGGCGGCGCTGGCGCTGCGCACCGCCGCCGGCTTCATGCGCGCGGTCGAGTTCGACCTGGACCGCATGCGCGCCGCGGCCTCGGCCGACGGCATGAACGCGCTGGCGGCGGCGATGTACCTGGTCGCGAAGGGCGTGCCGTTCCGCAAGGCGCACGAGCGCGTGGGCCAGATGGTGCGCGCGTGTCTCGACCGGGGCAAGCAGCTCGGGGAGCTGAGCGCGGCGGAGCTGAAGGCGTTCGGCCCGGAGTTCGGCGCGGACTTCGCGGCAGCGCTGAAGCTCGACGCCGTCCTGGCGCTGCACGACGTCGCCGGCGGGACGCATCCGAAGCGCGTCGCGGAGCAGCTCGCGCAGCTCCGCAAACACATCGCCGAAGCGAGGAGGGAAGCGCATGCGTACGCGTAGAGCGGTGCTTCCCGACGCGGAAGCCATCCACGAGCTGATCGCGCGCTACTCGGGCGACGGCACGCTCATCCCGCGCTCGCTCAACGAGGTGTGCGAGAACGTGCGCGACTTCACCGTGGTGGTGGACCGCGGCAGGATCGTCGGCTGCGGCGCGCTGCATCTCTACGGCCCGCACCTCACCGAGATCCGCTCCATCTGCGTGCTGCCGGAGGTGAAGGGCCGGGGCGCGGGCGCGATGCTGGTGGACGCGCTCCTGCGCGAGGCGCGCCACCACCGCGTGGACTGCGTGTGCCTGTTCACGCGCATCCCGGAATTCTTCGCGCGCTTCGGGTTCCGCGCGGCGACGCGCGAGGAGCTGCCCGACAAGATCTACAAGGACTGCCTGAACTGCCCGCGGCTGCACGCCTGCGACGAGGTCGCGATGGTGCGCGGCGAGTTGCCGCAGCGCGCCGTGCTGGGCGAGCTGCCCATCATCCTGCCCCACCAGATCCGCCCGACCGCATGAGCGCGCCGCATCTGCCGCGCGGCTTTCGCTGGGCCGCGGGAAAAGCCGGCCTGAAGGCGAGCGGCAGGCCGGACCTTGCACTGGCGCTGGCCGCGGCGCCGGCGAGCGCGGCGGCGGTGTTCACGAAGAACCGCGTGGTCGCCGCGCCGGTCGTCGTCGGGCGCGAGCACCTGAAGAAGGCCGGCGGGAAGATGCGGGCCGTGCTGGTGAACTCCGGCAACGCGAACTGCGCCA
Above is a genomic segment from Terriglobales bacterium containing:
- a CDS encoding argininosuccinate synthase, translating into MPKVVLAYSGGLDTSIIIPWLKENYSDEVIAMVGDVGQGDDIEAVVQKAYKTGAAKVVVEDMREEFLADYVFPAIQAGAVYEHKYLLGTSLARPVIAKHQVEVALREGAGAVAHGCTGKGNDQVRFEHAYQALAPQLKIIAPWREWTLKSREDCLDYAEAHGVEVAQSREKIHSRDRNLLHISHEGGELEDPANAPLETTWQLTRSPQSAPDKAEEVELGFEGGAPVSVNGQKLDPVTLVELLNEIGGRNAVGRVDLVENRFVGMKSRGCYETPGGTLLIAAHRELEALCLEREVAHYKQQVALKYAELVYYGLWFTPLREALDAFVRATQKDVTGEITLSLYKGNVNVKSRKSEHSLYRTDLSSFTMGESYDQKDAQGFIRILGLPARVRAWLKEKKEKKHEVAAK
- the argH gene encoding argininosuccinate lyase, coding for MAEGEEGKEARGRREVSGGGKKMWSGRFREPLDAEFERWQRSLPFDRRLLAEELAASGAYAEALASAGVLTGDELRTLADGLKKIGAAATADPHFLDDDEAEDIHDFVERRLVELMGDTGSKLHSGRSRNEQIATDLRLYVRKQCDTIGDLLLDLCSALVEQAEKAREAVMPAYTHLQPAEPVLVAHWLLAYAQMFLRDHERLADCRKRVNLSPLGSSAIAGAPLALDRKTMASALGFDAPAANSIDATSDRDFAIEFVQHLALAFTHLSRWAEEFIVFATPAYGFVRLPEAFSTGSSAMPQKQNPDALELIRAKAARVLGNATALLATMKGLPLAYNKDLQETQPPLFDSADQAALALRTAAGFMRAVEFDLDRMRAAASADGMNALAAAMYLVAKGVPFRKAHERVGQMVRACLDRGKQLGELSAAELKAFGPEFGADFAAALKLDAVLALHDVAGGTHPKRVAEQLAQLRKHIAEARREAHAYA
- a CDS encoding N-acetyltransferase, whose product is MRTRRAVLPDAEAIHELIARYSGDGTLIPRSLNEVCENVRDFTVVVDRGRIVGCGALHLYGPHLTEIRSICVLPEVKGRGAGAMLVDALLREARHHRVDCVCLFTRIPEFFARFGFRAATREELPDKIYKDCLNCPRLHACDEVAMVRGELPQRAVLGELPIILPHQIRPTA